The Salvelinus fontinalis isolate EN_2023a chromosome 7, ASM2944872v1, whole genome shotgun sequence genomic sequence AACTGAGCTTTAAAGCTTCTTAGTTTCGTTTTTGCACAAACCTTTTGATTAACAGTTTTAGTCCACATAATGAATGAATTACTACTGTGTGAGATTAAGGTCACCAAAATGGCAAATTACTCAATTTGAGGAAAGGCTACAGAACCACAGAATGACCACGGAACAACAGAAATACCACAGAACTCTCACTAGACTCTCACCATAGACTCTCACTATAATGACATAAAGGGCTGCAATATTGTCAAACCTTTATACAACCATCTCCCGCACACAAACCTATATACAGATCCcatatcttaatttgagccagtttcacACCGCAGATAAATAATCTtgtagcaacaggaaatgtgaattgttcTGTGGAATATAATTAATGGAAAAAATGTATagcggttgatacattttttggttAGGGCAAATCAAGGAAATGACtaactttttaaaccttgaatacattaCACGTTTGCATTTCTTCTTGCTGTGCGGGAAAAgtcctgcaacaacaggatgaTCAAAGTAAGACGCAGCATATGTAGACTACAGCACAGCAATATCAATGGTCCTCAAGATCCTGCTCTAATGTACAGTATTTCATTGATCAATATGGACCAACAGTTGTGTCACTGATGTTATATCTGGTGTGTCTTGGCCTGTTTCTACTGTGGCTAGAAGGCTACCGGGACTGGCTGGAATGAAAAGATTGGACATGGATCTATTTCAGGGACCGTCTCCAGGACACCATTAGCAGAGTTGCCAACAACCAGATGCCTCCAGGTTTCAGGGATACAGCTCATTCAACCATTCAACTTCCTCTTCCATTGAAAACCAGATGTGGGAACTCCACTCAGGTGTTTTCTTTTATGCCCGCTATGTTAGGTTACTCCCAGGCTAGGGGGCACAGTAAACAGATCTGTGTGTCCACCATAaataatgtgtatgtgtgtgtgtgtgtgaggaggggtAGTATGAGGGCTTTCAGCATGGATCATTGTTATCTGAGACCAATCCATCCTCATCCCTTTGTCTACTGTATGTACAATAGCTAGCAGTGGCAATATTTGCGCAAACCTAAACGCCTAACATCAGCTTATCATGCCTGCTGGCAGAAAAAATGGTTGCTTGTTTGAATTCTAGCCTGCCTTTGATCAAAATACCATTGAAAGGCATAAACAACTGTTATATTTCATACCAAAATAAACGTATACATGCTTGCTCCGACTGATAAGAGGTTTACATAAGCAAGCATTGTGAAAAAGACATCAACCTCACTTTCCCAGGCAGATCCAATTTCGCCACAGATCCAAATTCAAACAACTGTTGCCTGTTTGTGACTGTTGCAATGCGGGGTATAGTTACATTACCAAGCACTTCTGTCTGAAACTTGAAAAGGGTGACTGGAGAGGAAGTGAGAGGCATGTTGAGTCAACACTTtttgtcacaacagcaaccctgcCTGCTTTGAGGAGAATCTCTCAGGATATTGTCGTCGCTGTTTGTCTCAGTCTCGGAGTTGCACTGAAGGAGGTGACGTAGCTGTGTTTTTGTGCATTGTAAGTCACAACACACGTATTCTCCCAACAAGTGGGCCTACTCCTAAGGCACTCTAAGGCGACGAGGAAAACTTCTTACCACACGTGACTGAATAACCTGAGTACAGTAACatatcagcccccccccccatcttacaGTACATCACAGCCCACTGCCTCTGACAGAATGGAAACACCATGTCAACATCTGCTGCTGATGGAAAATAGGGAATAAACACAGAGACGCTACCTATTTCCAGAGAAAGTGGAATTTCCTATTTCTTTCGCTTTTGATACGGTTTCTGTATTGAACCGCACCTTTGAATAGCTTCTACAGCCTAAGAGGTACAACGTGCACGACGAGCGGTTTCcaaacacacatacgcacgcgtcagagagagagacagagagacaaacacacacacggacgtaCTGTCATGAGTTCCTTCTGGAAGGTCTTCCGCTCCTTGATGTCCATGTTAGTGCAGTCCTCCTTGAGCTTCTCCAGAACCGACGCAACCTTCTCAGGCTCGTTGTCCAGTTCAGTCCGACAGAAACAAGACAAAGGTAAGTTCCCATATCCCAGTGCGTCTGCAAAGGCCTTCCAGTTCCCTATATTTTCCATGAGTACCGTCCTCACAGAGGCGTAGATGTATGTGAGAAATTTGCAAGGCTTCAGAATCTGCTCCACTAGCATGGTCGTCGTGAGGTCCGGACCACAGAAATAAATAGGCTTGACTTTCCCCAAAACCAGAACGTTTTTTGTGTGAACAAGACCGGTCTTTCCCTGATAATATCCAATATACCACTCTTTGGTCCACAGTTGTCCTCGTAGTTTGATTTTCTCCTCGCTCAGCAAGGCGATCACATCTCCCTTCTTGTATTCCAACAGGTATGTGCTCTTGTTTTGCCTGATCACAGATTTGAGCAACTTGCCAAACTTCAGGTTGGTGATGCAGCGCTCCTGAAACTGTGGATATTTGGCAGTGATGGCCAGAGGTGACAGAAGAATCTTACCCACCACCTCTTTCTTCTTCAGGAACCTCCTGTGGCCGGTGTTCCGCGCTCCACTCTTCGGAGGCGGTTGCGGTGTTTGGACGCAGAACTGAGCCAGGATACAGTCCAGGCCGTCTTTGACCTGGACCTGCAAGGTGAAGTCTGATATGTCCTCAGGGTTGTTGGATGTGATCATGTAAATGAGTCGGCTAACCTTCCCCAGTTTGACCTGGAAGGCCCGAATAATCCTGGCTTGCTCATTAGCCTTGATCATATAGTTAGACATGTTGGAGTATAGGCCAACCTGAAGGTCCTGGGGCCGTCCCAGGACAAACTGATGCTTCCCCCACAGCGTGAGCGCCACTGGAGGGGCGGAGTGGGCCTGCTTCCTCACCTCACTCACCAGTAGGGTATTAGGGGCACAGTCATGCCCAAATAGGGCCACGACCGTCTTGAACGAAGGATGGATGTGCTTGGGCCCATAGACACCCAGGGTGACTTTCTTCAACACATTGTCCCATACAGTTGTATTAAGGTTGATGTGCTGGGCCTGCACCACTACCACCACGTACATACACGGCTCCAAGTTATCCAACTGGACTTGTACTGTGTCCTTGTATAGGTAAGCATGTGGGATGATTATATAGGGTCCCTCCTTGCAGTCACTCCGGACGCAGAGCACCTCAGCTACCTGACCACTGTCTTTCTTCACCGTCACGGACACAGTCATCTCCAGAGTGATGAATGACTTGGTCTCCAtgttggacagtttgatttccacCACTGGGCTGACTGTGGAGCAGTGGTCATTGTTCAGCTCCAGTGGAGGGTCCAGTAGGGCCTTCATGGAGATCTGCTGGGTGTCTCCAGGAACAACGTGTCCCTCAGGGACATGGATGCTGATCTGGGTGTCTGGGAGCTGAACAGCCCCTCCACGACTGTCTAGTTTACAGACAATGTTGGTCTCCACCGGCTGAGTCTGTCCCCAACCAGGGCTCTGCCCCAGAGAGTCCAGGTCATGGCAAGATCTGGCCAGCTTCCGATGGTTTAGCCACGCAGTCCTGAAGTCCTCCCTGCTCTGAAACTGCTCTGGCGAGGGAGCCTTGAGGCCGGTGAAGAACCCGGAAGAAGGCAAGGGGGGGTTGGATTGCGTCTGTAGGATGGACAACTCCGATAAACTGTACGATCGCTTGCTCCTGAAGAATGGGTTATCCCTTCGCAGTGTCTGTAAAACCTGTAAGTCCTGGTTGGGGCTGGTGGCTGTCATCATGTCAAATATGTTGCAGCTACTAAAGCCATTGATCATGGTGGTGCTGGAGGTAGAGTTAGGTTCCGAAGGGGAGACTGGGGAGGCCAGGGAGTCAAAGACGAACAGGTCCGTGGACCTTCCCCTCTCATTACAGTTCTGGTCCAGAGAACCATGTAGATGAGCACTGTTGATGAAGGGGTTGGtggaggaggtatggagggagaatGGGTTGCTGTTAAAATAAGGCGAATAAGGAGTGGTCTTAACGGACACCTCTGTCCACTCCCCTAGGAGATCCAGCTCCTTAGCCCCTTCCTCTGTACACTCCCCTAGATTGTCTATCATGCCACTATCGCTGAGCGATGAGTTCCTACAGTTGATGGGCTGGACGTATGCTGAGGGGATGTAGCccatctctgtgttgttgtgggcATACCACCACTCTCCACCCGACGTGTCCATCACATAAAGCCGGTCACCTTTGGAAAACTTTAACGTGGTAAAGCTAGATGGGCAGTAATCCTTGATGGCGACTACTTCACGAGCAGTTACAAAGGAAGCTGAATTGTCCAGCCGTAAGGCACTGGAAGAAGGCACTGCATGAAAAGAAAAGGAAGATCAGAAATTCACATAAGCATCCTCAATTCATCCTCAATTTGCATTCAAATCAATATATCTTTAAATGGCTGAATAACTCTCTGGTACATTAGTCAGTATTGAATCCTCACCTTTGACATCTGTGAGGCTAGCCTCAGAGAGCCCTTCATTGAGATCAATGAGCGTGCCCTCCGATTTGCAGCGAGGGAGAACATGGTTACTGTTGGTCACTCTGATGATCCGGTGGGCCGCCATTTTGGTGCGAATTGCCCGAGTTGCAGTCGCACTACTACTCTTCCATTTCTCCAATTATGATATTCAGTCCTTGGCAGCTCTCCATTGTATCTAGACTAAAGGAAACAAAAATGAGAGCACCTTCATTAGCTGTGATTGAGCCCTTCCTGTAAGAGCCATAAATGATTCAATCATCAACATTTACAACATGGTTTGATTTAGTAGGAAGTGGGGACAGTCTTGGCTAGGGACAAAAAAGGAATAGATTCCAGCAGATGCCAAATAATATCCTGTGAAGAGAATAAACATTTTGAGCAGTGAACCCTGCCATGGGACAGTTTAACATCTCATGACACtcatatcccactgggcacacactggttgagtcAACATTATTTCaaagtcatttcaatgaaattacattgaactaatgtggaatagacgttgaattgacgtctgtgcccaatcGGTCTTCTGCTATCTTAACACCTTTCCAATTACTTCACAGTCATAGGTGTCCTCAATATGCCTGCATTTGCTCATTCTGTGTTCTGTATCGCAGTGCGCAGTTGAAGATGATAATTGCATATTTTCCATCTCATTCTGTTGCTTTGCAAAGCATAACGCCTCAGGGAGGGACACTGAATCACATGGGGGATAGATATACAGGAAATCATGGGACATTCCCTTCTTAAACCCTCTCAGATATACAATGTTCAGTAATAATGTAAGCGCAGACTAGATAGGTTCCTTCCTTGACATAGCTATTGTCTTGACAATAATTTGGACATGTCTTAATGTAATGTGACTTTATATCACAtgtaacatttgaaatgtatgCAATGTGTATAGAGCAAGCAAATATCACACAGCTTCCCCTATTTACAACAAACTAGCTCAAAGACCTCTCTCGTGATTTCACATTTAGCTCATCCATCATTCAAAACACTGTGAGTTGAGCTCAGGACGAGAGTCCTTTTTATATGATCGAGACCATATTCTTGATTCCAGCATTTTCTCTCGCACAGGAAGCAGGAGGGTTAGCGAGCTACACTACACCTCAGTGCAGTGAACCATACAGCCCTGGCCTAAAAGCTCAAAGGTTTTGTTCTGAGACACTAAAGTCCCCAGAGATGTCAGGGAGAGATTTCACGCCCACTCTCAAGCCTTGATGAAAATATGTGGCTCGACGTCACCTGTTTGTTTCTCCTTCCCCTTGCTAGGGAGCTAGCTAGGCTCGGGGGACAGTGACAGTTCATTGATGTGAGGATCAATAATGCTCGACTGACAAAAAGACTGTCATCCACTTTGATGCAACACCCAGGTCAGATTGCTAGTCGATGTTCCACACAAAGATAAATAGCAGACGCTGGCTGCGAGATCCTTTCTGAGACGAATCCACAGACACCAAAGCCAGACATGATGAATTGGAACCAGAAGCCACTTGTCACTGAGTCTCCGAAGATGCTTTCCATAGTTCACGGGAAAGTTTGACATCTATATTTCAATCTTACTTCAATGTGCGTAAGATCGAGATCTCTCTAGATGCTTTCAATCTTCAATTCAGTTCCTGGCTGTGCAGCATTAGCCAAACTTTCCCCACCAAGCTAATTACGTTGTCAAAAGTAAGGCTGTTAATCACGATACAAAATGTAATCAAATATCATAATTATTTATGAGACACACCGAGTGTTCCCGTCGATACATTCTGAAAGGCCTCATTTCCATCAATACATTTTGGAAAGTCCTAATCTAATCTAGCCGACAAAGTGGAAGGGGGTATATTGTTTCAGCAAACCGTTCCGTAAACACACGCGAGGGAGACTTTAACAGGCTTAATTAAATCCACAGCAATTTTCTCTAATCCCTGATCGACTTGCTACTTTTTAATTACCTTTTCCCGAGTATGTTCTCAAAGATTCTCTGTCCCCGATTTTTTTTTATAGCAATATCATTAAGCATATGCCTACAACTTTGGCTCCTAGAAATATTTGTGGTCATTATAGGAGTGAGAAGCCTGCCGAAAAGACACAGTCTATGTAAAAACAACCAGGCCTTCTCAATAACAGTAACAGCACACACAATTTCAAACGATGTGTAACAACTGTTTATAACTCATCTATAAACAAACACGAACGGTTTCTAAACTCTATATAACCTAATTTAGCATTTTGTAAGTATACCTTCACCTTAAATGTAAAGTGTTACCTGATTGTCTTACACGATGTTGACTGATTCATGCCAATGTCATTATTCTGTCCTGCTTCACTGACAAGCGAATTACTTTGTCAAAAGTAAGGCTGTTAATCCCTATACAAAAAGTTATCAAACATCCGAATGATTTATGAGACTCTTAGACGATGTGAATGATGAGTCTGTAGGTTCCTTTCATTTGAGACCAAGGAACGCTAATTGTTGAAGGAAATCAGAATTGGGTTTAGTTCCTAACCGAGGGATGAGCGTATACTGCAGTAAAACAGCAAGGACTTATACTTCATTCACCATTAGACCTTAGTCAGCATAGACCACAGTTCTAACGTGAAAACCAACAGTACCATGTTATTGATATCCATCCCAAGACTTTGGTGTAGAGAAGTTCTCTGCACAAGAAGACAGAGTGATGGTAGTCAACCGCTAAATCATTTGCATTCATTCGCATTAGTTCATTAATTAATTGGTGTTAAAGCATCCATTATCTCCCTGGAAACAACTAATAAGAGAACTATAGGAGTTTGATATTGAAGTCATGCCTAAGGCGAGGGAAGGATAAATGAGCTCTTAAAGAAAGGAGCCTTCCAGGAAGCTCAAACACAGATTATTACATTTATTTCCAACACAGTGACACAACATCATAATTAACTAAAGTTGTTTCTCAGCTAATGGAACTAAGTGGAGCTATCTGACACTAATGGGCTTCAGACTGTTTCacttggtgtttgtgtgtgtgtgtgtgtgtgtgtgtgtgtgtgtgtgtgtgtgtgtgtgtgtgtgtgtgtgtgtgtgtgtgtgtgtgtgtgtgtgtgtgtgtgtgtgtgtgtgtgtgtgtgtgtgtgtgtgtgtgagagagagagagagcatgagcaagaatgagagagagagaatgagcaagagagagagcaatagagagagagaatgagcaagagcgcgagcaagagagagagaatgagcaagagagcgagagagagaatgagcaagcgagcaagagagagagagcaagagagcgcgAGAATGAGCAGGAAAGAGAAATAATGAGCCAGAGAGCGAGAAcaagagagcgagcaagagagtgagataatgagtgagagagagagagaatgcgcaagagagcgagcgagagaaagaatgagcaagagagcgagcaagagagagaatgagcaagagagcgagagaatgagcaagagagtgagagcgagcaagagagagaaagaaagaatgagtgagagagaatgAGTAAGAGAGCGAGTGAATGAGcaagagcaagagggagagaatgagcaagaaagagagggagagaatgagcaagagagagagagaatgagcaagagagcaaccaagagagagagagaatgagcaagagagcaagagagcgagaaagagcaagaaagcgagagagaaagagagaacgagcaGTTAGAGcctgtgagtaagcatttcactgtaaggtctacacctgttgtattcagcgcacgtgacaaataaactttgatttgatttgagagagcaagagagagcaagagaatgagcaagagagagcgagagaacgagcaaaagagcgagagcaagagcaagagagtgagagatgagcaagagagcgagagaacgagcaagagagggcaagagaacgagcaagagagcgagagaacaagcaagagagagtgagagaatgagcaagagagagagtgagcaagagagagaatgagcaagagagcgagaaaaCAAGcaagagagcgcaagagagagcgagcgagagaacgaGCAACAGAGCGAGAGAACGAGCAAgagcaagagagtgagagaatgagcgagagtaagagcaagagagcaagagaatgagatagagagagaatgagcaagagagcgagagaatgagcaagagaaagaatgagcaagagagagagtgagcaagagagagagagaatgagcaagagagcaagagcaagaaatcgagagaatgaggaagagagcgagagaatgagcaagagagagagaatgaggaagcGAGAggatgaagaagaaagagagagagtgagaaagagggaaagagaatgagcaagagagcgagagcgagaatgagcaagagagagagagcatgagagcgagcaagagagagaatgagcaagagagcgagcaagagagagagagagagaatgagcaagagagagagagaatgagcaagagaacgagagcgagagtgagcaagagagagagagaactagcaagagagagcgagagaacgagcaagagagagcgagagaacgagcaagagagagcaagagggagtgagagaacgagatagagagcgagagatcaAGCAAgcgtgagagcaagagagagcgagagaaagagcatgagcaaaagagagagcaagagtgagtGAGAActagcaagagagcgagagaatgagcgagagaacgagcgagagaatgagcaagagagcgagcgagagagaatgagcaaGAGAGCGAGCAAGAAAGAGAAAATgagcaagagagcaagagagcgagaaagagcaagagagcgagagaacgagcaagagagcgagagaacgagcaagagagtgagagaacgagcaagagagcgagagaacgagcaagagagtgagagaacgagcaagagagcgagataacgagcaagagagagagaaagaac encodes the following:
- the LOC129859553 gene encoding SH3 domain-binding protein 4-A-like, which gives rise to MAAHRIIRVTNSNHVLPRCKSEGTLIDLNEGLSEASLTDVKVPSSSALRLDNSASFVTAREVVAIKDYCPSSFTTLKFSKGDRLYVMDTSGGEWWYAHNNTEMGYIPSAYVQPINCRNSSLSDSGMIDNLGECTEEGAKELDLLGEWTEVSVKTTPYSPYFNSNPFSLHTSSTNPFINSAHLHGSLDQNCNERGRSTDLFVFDSLASPVSPSEPNSTSSTTMINGFSSCNIFDMMTATSPNQDLQVLQTLRRDNPFFRSKRSYSLSELSILQTQSNPPLPSSGFFTGLKAPSPEQFQSREDFRTAWLNHRKLARSCHDLDSLGQSPGWGQTQPVETNIVCKLDSRGGAVQLPDTQISIHVPEGHVVPGDTQQISMKALLDPPLELNNDHCSTVSPVVEIKLSNMETKSFITLEMTVSVTVKKDSGQVAEVLCVRSDCKEGPYIIIPHAYLYKDTVQVQLDNLEPCMYVVVVVQAQHINLNTTVWDNVLKKVTLGVYGPKHIHPSFKTVVALFGHDCAPNTLLVSEVRKQAHSAPPVALTLWGKHQFVLGRPQDLQVGLYSNMSNYMIKANEQARIIRAFQVKLGKVSRLIYMITSNNPEDISDFTLQVQVKDGLDCILAQFCVQTPQPPPKSGARNTGHRRFLKKKEVVGKILLSPLAITAKYPQFQERCITNLKFGKLLKSVIRQNKSTYLLEYKKGDVIALLSEEKIKLRGQLWTKEWYIGYYQGKTGLVHTKNVLVLGKVKPIYFCGPDLTTTMLVEQILKPCKFLTYIYASVRTVLMENIGNWKAFADALGYGNLPLSCFCRTELDNEPEKVASVLEKLKEDCTNMDIKERKTFQKELMTALLKMDCQGLVARLIMDFVLLTTAVEVAPRWRELAEKLARVNKQQMEQYDAPHRDKNGLVDNESMWKPAYDFLLTWAAQIGDSYRDVIQELHLGLDRMKNPITKRWKHLTGTLILVNSLDTLRSSAFSPVGQGDYAI